GATTGGGACTTGGACGTCGTGCGGCTCTTGATATACTACACTCTTTCAACGTTGACTCTTCAACATCGACTCGCCAGGACGCCGTGGAAAGCGCGCGTATCTGTCTCATCTCCCCCGCGTCCCTACGAATGCCTCTCCACAACACGTTTCAACCAAGTTGTCGTAACTATAGCATCGCATAAAAAGACGCCTTCCCGGGCTCGCAGGGTGCCATCCGGTCcatcgggcggcggcgggcgcaggcgggcgggaggaaAAGCCGCCACCCACTGCAGCCACACCGACCTCCCCCGATAAGTAGATGATGGATGTTTATTTATACTCGGAAGACAACTACGAAGTATATGGCCGCCCCATTTCTCCACGTCGCACGAGCGACAACATGCATGTAGGGATGAACGTTGTTGGCAactacgtacgaagtacgaatACATTGCCATGTACGCACAGGCGGCCGGCCCTTGTTCGAGTCTCGGCACCGGAGCGCACATGCAAGCGTCACGGGATAGACGCGTCCTGTGCTGCCAcccaccatcgccaacacTTGTTCTCCATCGGGGCTCGAACAAACACATCAGTGGTACCATGGTCCTCCCCCACCAGGACGGAAATAGGGACAGATACGTACCATGTATGGTACTACTCATGTATGAGCGGCTCGGCAGTCgctggcggctgcggcgacagTGGCCCCCCTATCCCCCATCAAAGGGGCAGTGATTGGCGCTCACAGACTGCCACGGACTTTTCAGACAAGGACACCAGGAAATCACCATACGTATTCATACGCACAAAACCTAGTAGAACAGCGCCCCATCCGCTGAGGGTTCAACTTGGGCAGACGTCACAAaacggggggcggggggagtTGGGTCTGGGTTCCGCAAGACCATGCTGTGTCTATCTCGGGTCTGGGTCCGTGTCATGGATATACCTCCAATATCTTTTACGGTCCAGCCTCGCGTCATGTTGTTGACCATGATCTTGATGCtcatgttgttgttgttgttgttgttgttgttgatgatgatgatcaCTCCAAtaacgatgacgacgacaccgtACAAAGAGGGAAACCCGGATacccatcatcagcagcagcggccgcatGCCGGGGAGATTCCGCCCGCCacacgccgaggaggcgtcTGCCCCCCTCAACCCAAAGCCGTCCGTccgacgagcgaggcgaggcgagcaaGCGAAaccaacccccctcccctcctcccccctcggGCCTCTCTCACCGTTCCCCCTCTCTTGGGGAAACACGTACGCGCACGTCGCGTGTGTAGGTAGTAGCTTAGTACCTCACGCAGCACCGCCGAACCTCGGCAGtgagggggggaaagggaagGGGAGGCGCTTTGGACGGAAACCGCGAAGCCTCGTCGCCTACGTACTTGCCAAtacagcagcggcggccaggaaGAGATCCGCCCAAAACGACAccctaccttacctacctatcGAGACACGACGTACATCCCATCTCCATCCCGCCTACCTaccaaggtaggtaggtaccttgcttgtcgttgttgctTTTCGCGAGCATGCATGCCGCCTTCCCCGGCCTGTGTCTTAGAAGCGCCAGTACGTACTCGGGAAAACCACTTGCACCAGGGACATCAAATCTCGCTCCTCCTTTCCCCCCGGGAACGTGTATATAAAccctcgctctcctcccctcgtcctcttccctgccctgtcctCTCTTCCACTCCCAACCTTTCCATCATCCTCCAGTTTCCAAAAGCCCTGAAGCACCCCCTTTACgaacaacaacagcaacaacaggaAAACCCCCTTTCATCCCGCCACCATGAAgttcgccatcgccctcgctgctctcgtctccctggccgccgccaataCGGCCCCGGCCCTTCCGGTCCCCAAGTGCTCCGAGAGCTGCATCAGGCAGGCCATGAAAGACAACGGATGCAAGCTCAATGTCGAGTGCGCCTGCCAAAAGTTTAACGAGctcaagacggccgccacgccctgCGTCATCAAAGCGTGCGGCCAGGAAAAGGCAATTAGtacgtcttcttcttcgtcttcctcttgCGTTTCCCTCTCCATAACCATTTGCTGTCTGTGCAAACGCTTCTGACACGTCTGACCTTTATTAGAGGAGGTACTTCCGGCCGTCAAGAAGATGTGCAACAAGTAGGAAAGACGCGATGCCGAGGCGTGGGGTCCCGCATTTGCGAGCCTTATCTGACGGTACCGTCCTCGGCTTTGGACGCGGGCAAAGGGTGTCTGTCACATAGAAGCCGATAGCAGCACACTTAAAATGGCATACAAGGCCCTCGGTTGCCTGTTTGCGATGCGATGACTTGGTCACCCGAGAATGCCGCATAAACGGTCATAGAAATGACTGCCTGTGGAGTCCACATCTGGACGTGATGCCTGCCTACAATGAGGGAGGTATGATGGTTGCCCAAAGGGAAGGTCGAGTCGTCCCAACAGACAAAGCCGCCCGTCACCCAAGTCGCGCTTCAGTACTGCCATCTCGGCTTGCCACGACTAAAGATGAATTATGTAGGTGTTGAGCAATGAATGTACCATACGTAGACTGCATGGAGCCCCGAGAGCAACACCAGCGATACCTGGCGGTATCGTCattctatatatataggtataCGTCTCCTTTTCGTTCCACACGTTATGCCGGACAGTTCGTCCCTGTTCAGTTCCCCGTTGCCGCTATtaaaaaagaagaaaagagaagAGAGGGCGCAGGCCAACGATCGCCGACCGTTTCGACGCGACCGCGTGCCCTAGATTGTACAATATTCCGCAAAAAGGGGACGCGTCAATATATTTCCATGTCAAACGAAGCGCGTGCAGAGAGCCTTCTGCAGAGCTCAATCCCAAACGCCGGAAAATGGACAGACAACCGACGACATACTAGAAAAAGGTCAACTAGGCTTCCGCCCCTTCGGCGTCGCTCAGACTGCCGTATCCTGTGTCGCGTTCCGATCCTGCCAAAGCCTTCGTTGCCGCCAAACACCGCTCGACGATGCTGTCTCGCAGCTCCGAGTTGACTCCACACTTGCTTGCGTAGGGCTTGCCCATCCAGAGGCGGAGGGTGCTCGACAACTTCGACAACGCCCCTTCGTAatcttcctcggcggcatcgcacTCCATGAGTGGCCTCATCAATTCCATGAACGATGTGAAGCCCAATAGCGTCATGGACGACATGTACTCAGGTCGTGTGAGGGCGTTAATGAAGTTGAGGCTCCTCGCCTCCAGGTGGCTCGCAgcctccttgtcctccaGACGAGTCATCGTCTTCGCACAGAGGATAGCAAGTCGCAAGTCGCGGTCCGAAAAGTGCGATGCAGAGGTGATCATCAACGTCGAGTTCTTCCAAGGGCTTTCGATCCTGTCGGCCTGTATCGCCTGGCAGGCTACGCGGATATGCTCGGCGCGCGAATCCTTGACAAGCACGGCGCGGGCAACGAGGCCACGCACATGAGCCATGGTGCCGCTTGGCGCAgccttgatggcggcctcAATTCGTGCAGCGTTGTCGGGCTCATCACCAGTCCCTTTGACGAGCGCAGACGTCAGTACACGATgcagcgtctcggccgacCACCAAGCTGCCACAGCGTCCAGTGGTGATCCCACTGCTGCGTCTTCCACCACAGAGTCCATGCCATCGATCTGCTCGTCAACGCCCTCAGCCGTCGCCAAGTTAAAGGCCAGGTTATGGGCTCGCTGGACAACCGCAGACGTCAAGACAAGATCGCATTCCTGCTCCACGAGAGAATGAAGGTGCTCAGGCAGTTCATCGTCGTGCGGCTTCTCTGAACCTCGACGCAACTGGATGAGCAACCGGTTGAGTTGACGTGCCTCGTTCCAGCGCTTGCGAGCCAGCTTTGCAGCGATGACGTTGACGACTCCAAGTTGCCAGCCGCTGCTGACGTTCCATAGAAGAACTCGGATGTGAAGCGCTTTGAGCATCAGCCTCATGGGCGTATCCGGGAGTGTTCCAGACGCCAGCAGAGTCAAAATCAACCGACTTTTGCAGACATCCATGTCACCACCGGCCAGCTGGGAGTCCAGAGCAATGGCCCAAGCCTTGACACGAGCCGTCTCTTGGTCTTCCGTCAAACCCGTCAGCATTTGGTAGCCATGAACACCGATGGTATTGCGCAGGCTAAGCTTCACGGTCTTGAGCATGAGAGCAGCCGCTTCCAGGAAGAAGTTGTGTCGTGGCACCCAAACCGTTTGTATTGCAGTAAGCCAggcccggcggcgcacgTCAATCGATGAAGCCAGTGACGGTGCCCGCTCTAGTGCTGCAGCTTGTTGCTTCTTGAGCTTGTCCGACGACGTCGCGAAGAGCGAGGGCACGAATACCCAAAGCGCGATGCAGAGAAACAGCAGTAACTTGAGCGACGTGTGTACATGGTATCCCAGGACGTGTAAGTCGAGCGTTGTCGACAGCTGGCCGAGCAGTTCGATCGGCAAGGCGGAAAGCCCTCGGCCTTCGGGCCGCTCGTTGCTCATTTCATTCTCACGCACGGCCTCTAGGATCATGAGACCCGCGAGAGAGCCGACCATAAGCTTGCCGAAGTACGGATTCACGTTGTTGATCCACCCATTCTGCTGCAtttgctgctgttgctgctggatTTGTTGCTGCCGCAGAACGGCGGGGTTTCCGGCGCGGAACGGCTGTTGAGGCACAGGGTAGGGTTGGCCTACTGCCATTTGAGCCGAGATGATGCGCTTCATATCATCTGGCACGTTGATCATGCCCGCTGGATTAGCACCTCCATCTTGGGGCGTGCCCAAAGGCGAGTTAGAATATTGCTGCCGACCGTCCTGAGGGTActgcatcggcgtcggcggctgctgcatcgGGCTCATGGAACCGTTCATGGCGCCAGCCATGAACAACTTTTCGAAAGCGGCTATCCTCTCCTTCATGGCCGTGTTCTCGTCCAAAAGCCGGCTGTTTCTCTTTTCCAGATGGCGAATATATTCCGTCGCCTTGCTGAGGACCTGTCATCATAAATCAGTACAGGCGACATCTCTGGGTCTTGCCTTTGGAGGCACTGCTTTCGGCTTACCGTTGCCTTGTTGAGCTTGTGGGCAGGCGTCAAGCCGTGAAGCTCCTCGCGGTCCTCGGTCGTGTCCTCGCCTCTGGCGCTCTTGGACATAATTCTCAGGCTCGGGACACTGTCGCGAAGTGCCGCAATCTTGTCGTTGATGTTCGTGCGATAGCGCTTCTCGATCATGTTGTGCGCCGTTTTCTTTACCGGtttctcctcctcatccacatcatcctcgtcgtccagatCGTCGGACATCTTGCGCTTCCTCGtgtctgccctgccttgctgACCGGCTACCTCTGGCGAAGAGCTCGCTCCGTGCTTGAGATCActcctcgccgactcggGGCTGGAGGCGCTTCTTGGTGAGTTGTACTGCAGGTGAGGGGGCATGGCGATGTGTCGAAGCTCCTCATGCGACATGGCAGTCAAGGAACGGGCCTGCGCATGCGTGGCTGCAGGAATCTTGCCTTGCGGGGCATACACAGGTGTCGGTGTCAAGTCGTTAGGCGGCGGAAAGCCGTCAAAAGAAGGGGACGAGTTCGACAGGGATTGGGGCTGCGAGAAGGCCTGGGGTTGGTCGTAGGCCTGCAGCGGCCAGGTTGTAGGCACGGCGGGAGCCTGGACAGGAGCCGCGGTGCTGGCAGAGGTGACGTTGAATGTGTCGAAGGGAGGGGTGACTTGGAAGTCCCACGTGGACGAGGTGCCGAAGAAGGAGGGTTGGGTGCCGGCGTCGGTTTGGGCGTTGGTGGAATCCGAGTTGGTGTCAGGGCCGGCCGCGGAATCGCCCATGAAGCCAAAGACGGGCTCATCGAGCCCGAAGCGGGCCGTGGAGTCGTCGTCAGCCATGGGTGGCAGATGACCCAAGGGAACGGGTCGGTGTGGCTAGAGTGGAAACGAGATCAgatgtcgatgccgagaGTCAGGGACGAGTTTGGCGGCACCGGGATGGTGGATGCGGCGAGCTTGATCTGGCCGGTCCACGAGATGTGCCAATTGCAGCGGGCTCACCCACTGGAGGCCAAGCCGTGGCTAGCTATCGAGCCCGTCAGAAGAGATTCAGGGTCCTGTAGTGGCCAAATGCGCCAGTCCAGGCAGCCGTGGTAagtgtgtgtatgtgtgcgcgcgcgcgtgtgtgaAGCCTTCCTTTGGGCCGTCGTATGGTACGAGGTGGATGGGGTGAGTCGATTGCTGGAGGTCGTGGTTCGACTTTGTCTGCAGCCGCAGGGCTAATAGCAGGGCAGAGACGGGTCGAAGCGAGAGGATCGCACCACGCTGGGGCTCAGCGGCGGGGTACCACTCCTCCCAACGGCTATACAAGAGTAGGGGAGGGTCAGCTTGTTGTAGTCGATCGCTTTTGTCTCTTTGAAAAAAGAAAAATccgcccaggcggcggcgaagaagtcGGGATTTTGCAATGCGGGAGCGCCGGGTCCTCAAGTCGAAGGCTGAGCGAGGACAGTGGGAATGGGTGGGAAGGGGTCGGACAGCCGTGTCGGCTAGCCGTTTGCAACTTGTCGGGGGAGCGCAGAGAGTGCTAGTGACGAAACGCTCTTGGGCGCCGAAATGGGGTTGCGACAGCGAGGTCAGGAaagaaaagagaaaaaaCGGCAGCGATTTGATTCTGCGtccgcttcttcctcgggTGGAAGGTGACAGGGAGTCGGATCGGCACGACGGTTGCTGCAGCTGTGTTTCGGAGCAGCGtgacgatggatgggggaTGGGAGGCTGTCTGTTGTCTGttcggcgggctggctggctgggccagGCTGGGCCGGGCGGACGGGGACCGGTGCCGAGTGGGACTGGATTGGATTGATGCAGGCCACCAGCCAGTGAGTGGGCTGCGCGCAAAGACCAATCGGTGGATCGACAGGCGTCGTCCACGCAGGGttgagggggagggaggggccgccTAGCTGGTGAGTTTGACACCTGGAACCCGGAACCTGCAGCGACgcgagggaggcggcaggcagcggGACGCGGAGCGAGGCGTCGCGATGAGAGGCGAGACCGGTGCGATGTGATGGGCTGTGGTGCAAGGCGAAGGCGATGCGAtacgatgcgatgcgatgcgatgcgccgTGCCGAGGAGCGTCGACATGGAATGGGTGGGTGATGGATTGAGCAGGGAAACGAGccaaggcgaggagggaggcccTTGCGCAGGAAGCTGGAGGTGCGGAATAATAAGGACGATGGGCTTGAAAAGCCTTGCATGCGTTGCACACCTTGTGGAGGCGACTTTGCTCCATGGAAACCTGGCAGTACGAAATACccaaagtacgaagtacctgcCTGCTGTACTAACCTACCTCTACTAACTTGGCGTACCTGTTGGGCTTGGGTGCGGCATGCACTTTCGTCTGCCGgtccccgtcggcgtcgtcggagcTGGAGCAACACCAGCCAGTGCGAACCATGCGACGGCGaatcgacgtcgcccgccgcgccccctgCCGTGCTCAACAAGCGCGCTAGTACCTATTGTTGCCCGCTCTCTCCCATGCCGCGCCAGTATGTtggtacgtactttgtacctcTTTCCCTTCTCTCCGCCCGCCACGCAGGGACCAACGTCCAGTGTTTTTTTAGGTTCCTTAGGGACCCTTTGGTGTGGAGGAGTGCTAGGACTTCCGACTTGGTAACGCTCGTACCTCAAACGGCGAGCCGTGTACGGACTTCTGCCGGTTGACCAGTCCTggcgccgagatggcggGAGGAATCTGCAACGGAGGACACGGACAGCCCCGGAtgccgcgacggcagccatgCACGCCCACAACAAGTTACGGGCGTTCGGTCCAGGTGACGGGGTCCTGGGCCTCTGGCTCCGTGCGAGCCCGATGTACATGCCCCGCCGGTACCGCTGCTGCGTCCCGCCTACCACAGGTACCTTACCAGACAGCCCTGGAATTGGACTGTTGGCACCGGCGGCTGTGTCAATCACAGCGGGTGGGGGCGGGGAGCACGCGGGAACATGCTCGGCGCCTTGCCCATTGACGCAGAGGCTTGGCTGCGCCtgcgtgggtggtgggagcCCTGGCGCCAGCCCGAGAATTGTCGCAGACCGGCGAGTCTTGCCTTGGTTGCCTTGCTCGACTGCAGAGCAGACGGGCAGTGTAGTGCCGTTGAGAAAAGGTCGTGCGCCACAACCTACTAAGGCACGGGCGGATAGAGGTGGGAAAGTGGGAACGCGTGAGTGGGTACGCAGTGCAACGCTCACAAGCAGCGCCCGCTGTGCTGCGTTCGCCACTACCCAAGTCTGTACCTTAAGTTAGTATCTAAGTAGATACCCAAAAACAGTATTGGTACCAATTGGAAGTGCTGTCGGGTGTGGTGCTGTATGCTGCTGCGCTGGTTTGCGAGGGGTCTAACTGCAGCAATAGCAGCTGGTACTTCCCACTGCTCTGCGTGCTGGGCCGGTGCTGCACCGAGAATCCTTCCCATCACCCTGAT
This sequence is a window from Purpureocillium takamizusanense chromosome 8, complete sequence. Protein-coding genes within it:
- a CDS encoding uncharacterized protein (SECRETED:SignalP(1-18~SECRETED:cutsite=ANT-AP~SECRETED:prob=0.3213)~EggNog:ENOG503PNQY~COG:S), producing MKFAIALAALVSLAAANTAPALPVPKCSESCIRQAMKDNGCKLNVECACQKFNELKTAATPCVIKACGQEKAIKEVLPAVKKMCNK
- the CPH2 gene encoding Clr6 histone deacetylase associated PHD protein-2 Cph2 (EggNog:ENOG503NZF0~TransMembrane:2 (o422-440i485-502o)~COG:K), which gives rise to MADDDSTARFGLDEPVFGFMGDSAAGPDTNSDSTNAQTDAGTQPSFFGTSSTWDFQVTPPFDTFNVTSASTAAPVQAPAVPTTWPLQAYDQPQAFSQPQSLSNSSPSFDGFPPPNDLTPTPVYAPQGKIPAATHAQARSLTAMSHEELRHIAMPPHLQYNSPRSASSPESARSDLKHGASSSPEVAGQQGRADTRKRKMSDDLDDEDDVDEEEKPVKKTAHNMIEKRYRTNINDKIAALRDSVPSLRIMSKSARGEDTTEDREELHGLTPAHKLNKATVLSKATEYIRHLEKRNSRLLDENTAMKERIAAFEKLFMAGAMNGSMSPMQQPPTPMQYPQDGRQQYSNSPLGTPQDGGANPAGMINVPDDMKRIISAQMAVGQPYPVPQQPFRAGNPAVLRQQQIQQQQQQMQQNGWINNVNPYFGKLMVGSLAGLMILEAVRENEMSNERPEGRGLSALPIELLGQLSTTLDLHVLGYHVHTSLKLLLFLCIALWVFVPSLFATSSDKLKKQQAAALERAPSLASSIDVRRRAWLTAIQTVWVPRHNFFLEAAALMLKTVKLSLRNTIGVHGYQMLTGLTEDQETARVKAWAIALDSQLAGGDMDVCKSRLILTLLASGTLPDTPMRLMLKALHIRVLLWNVSSGWQLGVVNVIAAKLARKRWNEARQLNRLLIQLRRGSEKPHDDELPEHLHSLVEQECDLVLTSAVVQRAHNLAFNLATAEGVDEQIDGMDSVVEDAAVGSPLDAVAAWWSAETLHRVLTSALVKGTGDEPDNAARIEAAIKAAPSGTMAHVRGLVARAVLVKDSRAEHIRVACQAIQADRIESPWKNSTLMITSASHFSDRDLRLAILCAKTMTRLEDKEAASHLEARSLNFINALTRPEYMSSMTLLGFTSFMELMRPLMECDAAEEDYEGALSKLSSTLRLWMGKPYASKCGVNSELRDSIVERCLAATKALAGSERDTGYGSLSDAEGAEA